From a region of the Pristis pectinata isolate sPriPec2 chromosome 2, sPriPec2.1.pri, whole genome shotgun sequence genome:
- the LOC127582196 gene encoding interleukin-8-like isoform X2, whose product MDGIPIPGAQGRCQCIQTSSDVICPKFIQSLKYIPRGSHCENTEIIVTLKNKKKVCVDPDAKWVEVLITAKKGGKHHISKPRRCKLRESLPS is encoded by the exons ATGGATG GTATTCCAATCCCAGGAGCACAAGGACGGTGCCAGTGCATTCAGACCAGCTCTGATGTTATTTGTCCGAAGTTCATCCAGAGCTTGAAATATATTCCCAGAGGATCTCACTGTGAGAATACAGAGATAAT CGTCACCCTGAAAAATAAGaagaaagtgtgtgtggatcctgATGCCAAGTGGGTGGAGGTTCtcatcacagccaagaaag gtgGCAAACATCACATTTCAAAACCACGAaggtgcaagttgagggaatcACTTCCATCCTGA
- the LOC127582196 gene encoding interleukin-8-like isoform X1: MWKMDRAASVTILIILLCAIAAQGIPIPGAQGRCQCIQTSSDVICPKFIQSLKYIPRGSHCENTEIIVTLKNKKKVCVDPDAKWVEVLITAKKGGKHHISKPRRCKLRESLPS; the protein is encoded by the exons ATGTGGAAGATGGACAGAGCAGCCTCTGTAACGATCCTCATCATCCTTCTGTGTGCCATTGCTGCACAGG GTATTCCAATCCCAGGAGCACAAGGACGGTGCCAGTGCATTCAGACCAGCTCTGATGTTATTTGTCCGAAGTTCATCCAGAGCTTGAAATATATTCCCAGAGGATCTCACTGTGAGAATACAGAGATAAT CGTCACCCTGAAAAATAAGaagaaagtgtgtgtggatcctgATGCCAAGTGGGTGGAGGTTCtcatcacagccaagaaag gtgGCAAACATCACATTTCAAAACCACGAaggtgcaagttgagggaatcACTTCCATCCTGA